A single region of the Thioalkalivibrio nitratireducens DSM 14787 genome encodes:
- a CDS encoding toxin-antitoxin system TumE family protein, translated as MPAELLLHERHQISQDSFAELRVWRVPSPVRGSAHVYKYSLAYVVAGQCVLRYDNEAGKGDHRHLGPNEVAYSFRDPAQLLNDFWSDVDRWRARC; from the coding sequence ATGCCTGCGGAATTGCTGCTCCATGAGCGCCACCAGATCAGCCAGGATTCCTTCGCGGAGCTACGCGTCTGGCGCGTTCCCTCTCCGGTACGCGGTTCCGCTCATGTGTACAAGTACAGCCTCGCCTACGTGGTCGCCGGGCAGTGCGTCTTGCGCTACGACAACGAGGCCGGGAAGGGAGACCACCGGCACCTTGGGCCGAACGAGGTTGCTTATTCCTTCCGTGACCCAGCGCAGTTGCTGAACGATTTCTGGTCCGATGTCGATCGGTGGAGGGCGCGATGCTGA
- a CDS encoding heparinase II/III family protein, protein MAPRGWNDPRRDKLWLYNLHYFDDLNAVDADARAGWHRALIPRWIAENPPGQGNGWEPYPTSLRIVNWVKWALRQGAPPGEADSALVGRPPEDPPAARKRADGHPVLLRESAGFRHSLAVQARWLRRRLEHHLLGNHLFANAKALVFTRAFFRGAEAEHWLALGQRLLARELREQILADGGHFERSPTGHCARWRLTGGEVELESGFWHPEFGRSVSNRCLVLRLAGSTGSFELAWASAGCRGETI, encoded by the coding sequence ATGGCTCCACGCGGCTGGAACGACCCGCGGCGTGACAAGCTCTGGCTTTACAACCTGCACTATTTCGATGACCTGAATGCCGTGGATGCGGACGCCCGCGCCGGCTGGCATCGCGCGTTGATTCCGCGTTGGATCGCCGAAAATCCCCCCGGGCAGGGCAATGGCTGGGAGCCGTATCCGACCTCGTTGCGGATCGTGAATTGGGTGAAGTGGGCGTTGCGCCAGGGTGCGCCTCCAGGGGAAGCCGATTCGGCGCTGGTTGGGCGGCCTCCGGAGGATCCGCCGGCTGCTCGGAAGCGAGCGGATGGTCATCCCGTCCTGCTGCGGGAGAGTGCCGGCTTCCGGCACAGTCTCGCGGTACAGGCCCGATGGTTACGCCGTCGCCTGGAGCATCATCTGCTCGGAAACCATCTGTTCGCCAATGCCAAGGCCCTGGTTTTTACCAGGGCCTTTTTTCGTGGGGCGGAAGCCGAACATTGGCTGGCATTGGGGCAGCGCTTGCTTGCCAGAGAGCTGCGCGAGCAGATCCTCGCTGATGGCGGGCACTTCGAGCGCAGCCCAACGGGCCACTGCGCTCGCTGGCGACTGACGGGGGGCGAGGTTGAACTGGAGTCCGGGTTCTGGCACCCGGAGTTCGGGCGCTCGGTTTCAAACCGCTGTCTGGTCTTGCGACTCGCCGGCAGCACGGGCAGCTTTGAGCTCGCTTGGGCCTCGGCGGGTTGTCGCGGCGAAACCATTTGA
- a CDS encoding transcriptional regulator, with protein MLNKVTLTVSSREAVTNRTLAAFRGEPQGAVISFASPEMLWQTLTRKRWELLKAMTGRGPMTIRALSRELDRDVKGVHGDVHALLDAGVLDRTEEGRILFPYDAVHVDFELEAA; from the coding sequence ATGCTGAACAAGGTAACGCTGACGGTCTCGTCCCGCGAGGCCGTGACCAACCGGACGCTGGCGGCCTTTCGTGGGGAACCGCAGGGTGCCGTGATCTCCTTTGCATCGCCGGAAATGCTTTGGCAGACGTTGACCCGCAAGCGCTGGGAGTTGCTCAAGGCCATGACGGGGCGTGGCCCGATGACAATCCGCGCGCTGTCTCGTGAGCTAGACCGGGATGTGAAGGGCGTGCACGGAGACGTGCATGCGCTCCTCGATGCGGGTGTTCTGGATCGAACCGAGGAGGGGCGGATCCTGTTCCCTTACGATGCCGTGCACGTCGATTTCGAACTGGAAGCAGCCTGA
- a CDS encoding ExeA family protein, whose translation MNPKLLALYGLKWNPFATEIPIEALYVPARVEDFYWRIEQGLIREGGFAMVHGDPGTGKSAVLRLIAERLARLPDLTVAAIHHPQSHLADFYREMGDLFGVPLRPHNRWGGFKALRENWFAHLDTTRRRAVLLIDEAQEMSPAVLSELRLMASARFDSQTLLCVVLAGDARLPEKLRREELIPLGSRIRTRLVTEAASRDELQACLQHLLDTAGNASLMTPALQHTLCDHAVGNYRMLTTLAAELLAVAAQRDLPQLDEKLYLDVFAPNEKPIPRRAAARR comes from the coding sequence ATGAACCCGAAATTACTCGCCCTCTACGGGCTGAAGTGGAACCCGTTCGCCACCGAAATCCCGATCGAGGCACTCTATGTGCCAGCACGGGTCGAGGACTTCTACTGGCGCATCGAGCAGGGACTGATCCGGGAAGGTGGCTTCGCCATGGTCCACGGCGACCCCGGCACCGGCAAAAGCGCCGTCCTGCGCCTGATCGCGGAACGCCTGGCACGGCTGCCCGACCTCACCGTCGCCGCGATCCATCACCCGCAGAGCCATCTCGCCGACTTCTACCGCGAGATGGGTGATCTCTTCGGCGTGCCCCTGCGCCCGCACAACCGCTGGGGTGGCTTCAAGGCTCTGCGCGAGAACTGGTTCGCCCACCTGGACACCACGCGCCGGCGCGCCGTGCTCCTGATCGACGAAGCCCAGGAAATGAGCCCCGCGGTCCTGTCCGAACTGCGCCTGATGGCCAGCGCCCGGTTCGACTCCCAGACCCTCCTGTGCGTGGTCCTCGCCGGCGACGCCCGCCTGCCCGAAAAGCTGCGCCGCGAGGAACTCATCCCGCTCGGCTCGCGCATCCGCACCCGCCTGGTCACCGAAGCCGCCAGCCGCGACGAACTCCAAGCCTGCCTGCAACACCTGCTCGACACCGCCGGCAACGCCAGCCTCATGACCCCCGCGCTCCAGCACACCCTCTGTGACCACGCCGTCGGCAACTACCGGATGCTCACCACCCTGGCCGCCGAACTGCTCGCCGTCGCCGCCCAACGCGACCTGCCGCAGCTCGACGAAAAACTCTACCTCGACGTCTTCGCCCCCAACGAAAAACCCATCCCGCGCCGCGCCGCCGCACGCCGCTGA
- a CDS encoding sugar transferase, with translation MQRFVDIVFSGLAVLVLLPVLLPIMLALRLTGEGEIFFRQQRIGKDGEPFGLLKFATMLKDSPNMGTGTVTVKDDPRILPVGRFLRKTKINELPQLFNILKGDMSIVGPRPQERRCFDAFAPEVQMQLIRVRPGLSGIGSIVFRDEESILGLVDDPVRFYDDVIAPYKGAVERWYIDHQTLRNYFLVIAVTAWVVLFPRSPIVWRVFDLPAPPPELERNLMAASTAG, from the coding sequence ATGCAAAGATTCGTCGATATCGTGTTTTCTGGGCTCGCCGTGCTGGTGCTCTTGCCGGTGCTGCTGCCGATCATGCTCGCGTTGCGCCTGACTGGCGAGGGCGAGATCTTTTTCCGGCAGCAACGCATTGGCAAGGACGGTGAACCCTTCGGCCTGCTGAAGTTCGCGACCATGCTGAAGGACAGCCCGAACATGGGCACCGGCACGGTCACGGTGAAGGACGACCCGCGCATCCTCCCGGTCGGGCGGTTCCTGCGCAAGACGAAAATCAACGAGTTGCCGCAGTTGTTCAACATTCTCAAGGGCGACATGAGCATCGTGGGCCCGCGCCCGCAGGAACGACGCTGCTTCGACGCCTTTGCGCCCGAGGTGCAGATGCAGTTGATCCGCGTACGCCCGGGGCTTTCGGGCATCGGCTCGATCGTGTTCCGCGACGAGGAATCGATCCTGGGTCTGGTCGATGACCCGGTGCGCTTCTACGATGACGTGATCGCGCCGTACAAGGGGGCGGTCGAACGCTGGTACATCGACCACCAGACGCTGCGCAACTATTTCCTGGTGATCGCGGTGACCGCCTGGGTAGTGCTCTTCCCCCGGAGCCCGATCGTCTGGCGCGTGTTCGACCTCCCGGCACCGCCGCCCGAACTCGAGCGGAACCTGATGGCCGCCAGCACGGCAGGCTGA
- a CDS encoding addiction module antidote protein — MPEFDMAQYLNTDEDVAEYLSQVLEDGEPGVLAAALGHIAKARGMTEIARASGVKREALYRALRPGAHPRLDTVQRVCRALGVALTAKVIAPHPNCADTDRGPR; from the coding sequence TTGCCCGAATTCGACATGGCCCAGTACCTCAACACGGACGAAGACGTGGCGGAGTACCTGAGTCAGGTGCTCGAAGACGGGGAACCCGGCGTGCTTGCCGCCGCGCTTGGACATATCGCCAAGGCACGAGGCATGACCGAAATCGCCCGCGCTTCCGGCGTCAAGCGCGAAGCGCTATACCGGGCGCTGCGCCCCGGCGCTCACCCGCGTCTGGACACCGTGCAGCGGGTCTGCCGAGCTTTGGGAGTGGCCCTCACGGCGAAAGTAATCGCCCCCCACCCCAATTGCGCCGACACGGACCGAGGTCCGCGCTGA
- a CDS encoding IS481-like element ISTni2 family transposase, translating into MTTGNDPRHRDRWARLRFSIIGPLFAAPPQPGALQAALAALAERDWRHPVTGGPVRFGVSTLERWYYAARAATDPVAALRNRRRPKGHFMALTPVVIETLVQQYREHPGWTAQLHFDNLCAAFAGCTEGMPSYATVRRYLKAHGMHRQARPRRDTEGAERARDRFERLEVRSYELEHVAALWHLDFHHGSRKVLTRDGTWAKPYLLGILDDRSRLICHLQWYLDESAQGLVHGLSQAFMKRGLPRALMTDNGAAMLAEETVAGLQRLGVLHQTTLPYSPHQNGKQESLWGRIEGRLLPMLEGHTPLTLEVLNQATQAWAEQEYHRTHHSELGTTPLQRYLAGPNVRRDCPPVAALADAFRIEVTRRQRRSDGTVSLDGQRFEIPARYQHLDRVHLRYARWDRSRVDLVDPHTGTLLCPVLPLDKSAHAHGQRRTRPPATPPLDPLPPSGMAPLLRQLLADYAATGLPPAYLPIPEEDDA; encoded by the coding sequence TTGACCACAGGCAACGATCCACGCCACCGCGATCGCTGGGCGCGGCTGCGCTTCTCGATCATTGGTCCTTTGTTCGCGGCGCCACCCCAGCCGGGTGCGTTGCAAGCGGCGCTGGCAGCACTGGCCGAACGCGACTGGCGGCATCCGGTCACCGGAGGCCCTGTGCGCTTCGGCGTGTCGACGCTAGAGCGCTGGTACTACGCGGCCCGCGCGGCCACCGATCCGGTGGCCGCCTTGCGCAACCGGCGCCGGCCCAAGGGCCACTTCATGGCCCTGACGCCGGTAGTGATCGAGACCCTGGTGCAGCAGTACCGGGAGCATCCCGGCTGGACCGCGCAGTTGCACTTCGACAACCTGTGTGCGGCCTTCGCCGGCTGCACGGAGGGGATGCCCTCGTACGCCACGGTGCGGCGGTACCTGAAGGCGCACGGGATGCACCGTCAGGCGCGTCCGCGCCGGGATACTGAAGGGGCCGAGCGGGCCCGTGACCGGTTCGAACGGCTCGAGGTACGCAGCTACGAGCTGGAGCATGTCGCGGCCCTGTGGCATCTGGACTTCCATCACGGCTCGCGCAAGGTGCTGACCCGGGACGGAACCTGGGCCAAGCCGTATCTGCTCGGCATCCTGGACGATCGCTCGCGCCTGATCTGCCATCTCCAGTGGTACCTGGACGAGAGCGCCCAGGGTCTGGTGCACGGCCTGTCGCAGGCGTTCATGAAGCGCGGCCTGCCGCGGGCCTTGATGACCGACAATGGCGCTGCGATGCTGGCCGAGGAAACCGTCGCCGGACTGCAACGCCTGGGCGTGCTGCACCAGACCACGCTACCGTATTCTCCGCATCAAAACGGTAAGCAGGAGTCCCTCTGGGGACGTATCGAAGGCCGTCTGCTGCCGATGCTGGAAGGGCACACGCCACTCACCCTGGAGGTGCTGAACCAGGCCACGCAGGCCTGGGCCGAGCAGGAGTACCACCGCACTCACCACAGTGAACTCGGCACCACCCCGCTGCAACGCTATCTGGCCGGACCCAACGTACGCCGGGACTGCCCGCCGGTCGCGGCCCTGGCCGACGCCTTCCGCATCGAGGTCACCCGCCGCCAGCGGCGCTCCGACGGCACCGTCTCGCTGGACGGGCAGCGCTTCGAAATCCCCGCCCGCTACCAGCACCTCGACCGGGTGCACCTGCGTTACGCGCGCTGGGATCGCAGTCGCGTCGATCTGGTCGATCCGCACACCGGCACCCTCCTGTGCCCGGTGCTGCCGCTCGACAAGTCCGCCCACGCCCACGGCCAACGCCGCACCCGACCCCCTGCCACGCCCCCGCTGGATCCGCTGCCGCCCTCGGGCATGGCGCCATTGTTACGCCAGCTGCTCGCCGACTACGCCGCCACCGGTCTGCCGCCAGCCTATCTGCCGATCCCCGAGGAGGACGACGCATGA
- a CDS encoding BrnA antitoxin family protein — MTPRWLRSRAIRLPADVLARWKATGPGWQTRMARRLEEE; from the coding sequence TTGACGCCCCGGTGGCTCAGGTCTAGGGCCATTCGCCTTCCGGCGGATGTGCTCGCGCGCTGGAAGGCTACCGGGCCGGGTTGGCAGACTCGAATGGCGAGGCGCCTCGAGGAGGAATAA
- the abiEi gene encoding type IV toxin-antitoxin system AbiEi family antitoxin, producing MFTVGDLAKLFPADQRRTLLAALGRLVDEGVLARACRGVYVYVLTGEPGSDVIERIAVALRRGHYSYTSLESALSEYGAISQIPVDRLTAMTTGRSGVYRTPWGTIEFTHTKRSPADILENTRLVGRPLRMATPQAAWRDLKRVGRNTHLVDARALADD from the coding sequence GTGTTTACCGTGGGTGATCTGGCCAAGCTATTTCCTGCGGACCAGCGGCGGACCCTGCTGGCTGCGCTCGGGAGGTTGGTGGACGAGGGTGTGCTGGCGCGGGCGTGCCGCGGTGTGTATGTGTATGTACTGACGGGCGAGCCGGGTTCGGATGTGATCGAACGCATTGCTGTGGCACTGCGCCGGGGCCACTACAGTTACACCAGCCTGGAATCGGCGCTGTCGGAGTATGGGGCGATTTCACAGATTCCGGTCGATCGCCTGACGGCCATGACGACGGGCCGATCGGGCGTGTATCGAACGCCCTGGGGCACCATTGAATTCACTCATACCAAGCGGTCGCCGGCCGATATTCTGGAAAATACGCGCCTGGTGGGCCGGCCGCTGCGCATGGCCACACCGCAAGCGGCCTGGCGTGATCTGAAGCGGGTGGGCCGCAACACCCATCTGGTCGATGCGCGGGCCCTGGCCGATGACTGA
- a CDS encoding nucleotidyl transferase AbiEii/AbiGii toxin family protein, protein MRPVIEKELLHYDILFGLDRDGLLDELTFQGGTALRLCYGSPRFSEDLDFAGGRDFSRARVDGIRAALETYIGQRYGLEVIVREPAELVDDPGYRGIHVDTWQIAIVTAPTRPDIPRQRIKLEIANVEAYSRQPRSLRLNYDFLPDGYGDTLVLAESLDEIMADKLVSLVNSQRYVRHRDIWDLRWLKQQGAAVNPGWVAHKIEDYRITDYRDRLDDLRARLPAIVRSAAFAQEMNRFLPVEVQERTLAKPKFLDFLASEIDGLLTTVRSALQSG, encoded by the coding sequence ATGCGCCCGGTGATCGAAAAGGAACTGCTGCACTACGACATCCTGTTCGGGCTCGACCGCGACGGGCTGCTCGATGAGTTGACGTTTCAGGGCGGGACGGCGCTTCGTCTCTGCTACGGTTCACCCCGTTTCAGCGAGGATCTGGACTTTGCCGGCGGACGCGACTTTTCGCGCGCGCGGGTCGACGGGATCAGGGCCGCACTGGAAACCTACATCGGCCAGCGCTATGGCCTTGAGGTGATCGTGCGCGAGCCGGCCGAGCTCGTCGATGATCCGGGCTACCGCGGCATTCACGTCGACACCTGGCAGATCGCGATCGTCACCGCACCCACACGACCTGATATTCCGCGGCAGCGGATCAAGCTCGAAATCGCCAATGTCGAGGCCTATTCTCGACAGCCGCGCAGCCTCCGCCTCAACTATGACTTTCTGCCCGACGGCTACGGCGATACGCTGGTGTTGGCCGAATCGCTGGATGAGATCATGGCCGACAAGCTGGTGTCGCTGGTCAATAGTCAGCGCTACGTGCGCCATCGGGATATCTGGGATTTGCGCTGGCTCAAGCAGCAGGGGGCGGCGGTCAATCCGGGGTGGGTCGCACACAAGATCGAGGACTACCGCATCACCGACTACCGCGACAGGCTGGACGACCTGCGCGCCAGACTGCCTGCCATCGTCCGCAGCGCTGCCTTTGCCCAGGAAATGAACCGCTTTCTGCCGGTTGAAGTGCAGGAGCGAACCCTTGCAAAACCCAAATTCCTGGATTTTCTTGCCAGCGAGATTGATGGCCTGCTGACAACGGTTCGGAGCGCGCTGCAGTCTGGGTGA